In Elaeis guineensis isolate ETL-2024a chromosome 1, EG11, whole genome shotgun sequence, a genomic segment contains:
- the LOC105039460 gene encoding linoleate 13S-lipoxygenase 2-1, chloroplastic: MMLKPLLQSPNQAASSLFFSYRWSSSHGSSSTKTRSPSSVGKRRASRCGRICCEIREARVAVAGTKDAPVPVKAFVNVKRPIGGIFAEGIRDRITDMFGKSLLLELVSSELDPKTGIEKKTVADYAHKISQDEDEEKNEITYQGNFTLPVNFGDIGAIFVTNEHHKEMYLKDIVLIIDDQTCTIDCQSWVHSKYDNPEKRIFFTSKSYLPSQTPNGLRRLRKNELENLRGDGTGERKSFERIYDYDVYNDLGNPDNSDDLARPVLGGNKKFPYPRRCRTGRPRSKKDPLSESWSGNNYIPRDEAFSEVKQATFTINLARSVIRSLLPSIDTAVIDPKLGFPYFTSIDALYNEGMRFPKKEGLAYFLTLVPRLVKTIAEGTEQVLLFETPEMIDRDKFAWFRDEEFARQTLAGLNPYSIQLVTEFPIVSKLDPAVYGPPESAITKELIEREIKGVMTLEEAIRHKRLFMLDYHDLLLPYVHKVRELEGTTLYGSRTLFFLTLEGTLRPLAIELTRPKSPTKPQWKQVFTPCWDATGAWLWKLAKAHVLAHDAGYHQLVIHWLRTHCCTEPYIIAANRQLSAMHPIYRLLQPHFRYTMEINANARESLINAGGVIETTFSPSKYSTELSSVAYDQLWRFDMEALPADLIRRGLAVEDPTAEFGLRLTIEDYPFANDGLLVWSAIKQWVTDYVNFYYPEASLVKNDSELQEWWTDVRTKGHGDKKDEPWWPVLNTPDDLIQVVTTIIWVASGHHAAVNFGQYHYAGYFPNRPSIVRKNMPVEDKNETDFAKFLHKPEFALLGSLPSQIQAAKVIAVLDVLSSHSPDEEYLGGEPELAWKDEPKINAAFERFRGRMEEIVGIIDGRNADTKLRNRCGAGIVPYELLKPFSKPGVTGMGIPNSISI; this comes from the exons ATGATGTTGAAGCCTTTGCTCCAATCTCCAAACCAAGCCGcctcctccctcttcttctcATATAGGTGGTCCTCAAGCCATGGCAGCTCATCGACCAAAACCCGGTCACCATCATCGGTTGGAAAACGAAGGGCTTCGAGGTGTGGCCGGATTTGTTGTGAGATAAGGGAGGCTCGGGTGGCTGTAGCTGGTACCAAGGACGCCCCGGTCCCGGTGAAGGCATTCGTCAACGTGAAGCGCCCCATCGGAGGGATCTTTGCAGAGGGCATTCGTGATAGAATTACTGACATGTTCGGAAAATCCCTCCTCCTCGAGCTCGTCAGCTCCGAGTTAGATCCGA AAACGGGAATAGAGAAGAAGACAGTAGCGGACTATGCTCACAAGATAAGCCAGGATGAGGATGAGGAAAAGAATGAAATCACGTACCAAGGCAACTTCACCCTCCCTGTCAATTTTGGCGATATTGGTGCTATTTTCGTGACCAATGAGCATCACAAGGAGATGTATCTCAAAGATATTGTCCTCATAATTGATGATCAGACTTGTACTATAGATTGCCAATCTTGGGTGCACTCCAAGTACGATAATCCTGAGAAAAGAATCTTTTTCACCAGTAag TCCTACTTGCCATCCCAGACCCCAAATGGTCTTCGGAGGCTAAGAAAGAACGAACTGGAGAACCTGCGGGGGGATGGAACAGGGGAGCGCAAGAGCTTCGAGAGGATCTACGACTATGACGTATATAACGATCTCGGCAACCCGGACAATAGCGATGACTTGGCAAGGCCGGTCCTCGGCGGTAACAAAAAATTCCCATATCCTAGGCGTTGTCGGACCGGACGTCCGAGGAGCAAGAAAG ACCCTCTTTCAGAATCATGGAGTGGGAATAATTACATCCCCAGGGACGAGGCTTTCTCAGAGGTGAAGCAGGCGACATTCACAATCAACCTCGCGCGATCGGTAATCCGCTCTCTTCTACCTTCAATTGATACAGCAGTCATTGATCCGAAGCTGGGCTTTCCCTACTTCACCTCCATTGATGCGCTGTACAACGAGGGCATGAGGTTTCCAAAGAAGGAGGGACTCGCCTACTTCCTCACCCTCGTACCGAGGCTAGTCAAGACAATTGCTGAGGGCACTGAACAAGTCTTACTCTTTGAGACCCCAGAAATGATTGACA GGGACAAGTTCGCATGGTTTAGAGATGAAGAGTTCGCTCGGCAAACTTTGGCAGGCCTAAATCCCTACAGCATTCAACTGGTTACG GAATTTCCAATAGTGAGCAAACTTGATCCTGCTGTTTATGGTCCACCAGAGTCAGCGATCACTAAAGAACTAATTGAACGGGAAATAAAAGGAGTCATGACGCTTGAAGAG GCAATCCGACACAAGAGATTGTTCATGCTAGACTACCACGACCTTCTGCTACCTTACGTGCACAAGGTCAGAGAGCTAGAGGGGACCACGTTGTATGGATCCCGAACACTCTTCTTCCTCACGTTGGAGGGTACGTTGAGGCCTCTTGCTATCGAGCTCACCCGACCAAAATCCCCCACCAAGCCCCAGTGGAAGCAAGTCTTCACTCCCTGCTGGGATGCCACCGGAGCCTGGCTGTGGAAGCTTGCGAAAGCACACGTATTGGCCCACGACGCAGGCTATCACCAGCTCGTCATCCACTG GTTACGAACCCACTGCTGCACCGAACCATACATAATTGCAGCAAACCGGCAACTCAGTGCGATGCACCCAATATATCGGTTGCTGCAGCCCCATTTCAGATACACAATGGAGATCAACGCAAACGCACGCGAGTCACTCATCAACGCAGGCGGTGTCATCGAGACAACATTCTCTCCTAGCAAATATTCCACCGAGTTAAGCTCAGTTGCCTATGACCAGCTATGGCGATTCGATATGGAGGCCTTGCCTGCCGATCTGATCCGGAG GGGACTGGCGGTGGAGGATCCGACAGCAGAGTTCGGATTAAGGCTCACGATAGAAGACTATCCTTTCGCCAACGATGGCCTTCTGGTATGGTCAGCAATCAAGCAATGGGTTACAGACTACGTAAACTTCTACTACCCAGAAGCAAGCCTGGTAAAGAATGACAGCGAGCTCCAAGAATGGTGGACCGATGTCCGAACCAAAGGCCATGGCGACAAGAAGGACGAGCCATGGTGGCCGGTGCTTAACACCCCCGATGACTTGATCCAAGTCGTGACCACCATCATCTGGGTTGCCTCCGGCCACCACGCCGCGGTCAATTTCGGGCAGTACCACTACGCTGGCTACTTCCCCAACCGCCCCAGCATCGTCCGCAAGAACATGCCGGTGGAGGACAAGAACGAGACCGACTTTGCCAAGTTCTTGCACAAGCCCGAGTTCGCCCTTCTCGGCTCCTTGCCCTCACAAATTCAAGCCGCGAAGGTGATTGCGGTGCTCGACGTGCTCTCCAGCCATTCGCCGGACGAGGAGTACTTGGGTGGGGAGCCGGAGCTAGCATGGAAAGACGAGCCCAAGATCAATGCTGCGTTCGAGAGGTTTAGAGGAAGGATGGAGGAAATCGTAGGGATCATCGATGGACGGAATGCCGATACCAAGCTTAGGAACAGATGTGGTGCCGGCATTGTCCCATATGAGCTCCTCAAGCCCTTCTCCAAACCCGGGGTGACGGGAATGGGCATTCCGAACAGTATATCTATTTGA